Genomic DNA from Paenibacillus donghaensis:
TCACCTTGCGGCTCCAGACTCAGCGCGACACTCAATGCAGGGTAACGGCTGCAGCCGGCCACATCCTAACTCCGTTCTTCATGTGAAGACAAAGTTCAGAGGGGCAACTCCGGGGCGACTTCGGGGGCTGTTTCCTGCGGATCTCACACCACTTGCCTATCCGCTCTCTGAAGGGCTGACCGCCTACTCTTCCCGTTCCCAGTCTTTTCAATATTGCTTATTCCATCATACCTTTAGAGCCTTCCCTAGTCAACCTGAGAGATGGATTTATGGGTGGGTGACCGGGTGTAGTGGCAGAACGGTTGGAGGAGTATACGGGAGGATCGGGAGCGGGATCGCGAGGACGGTGGCGAGGAGCGGGTTCGCGAGGGCGAGGGCAGGAGCAATACGCCTGATGGGAGGTGAGTAGTAACTAGAGGCGATAGACGGTGGGATATGGGCGATAGACGAGGGGAGCGATGGGGAAAAACTACCGTTAGTTATTGACCTGCGTGTCCGTTGCACACACTATAGGGAGAAGCTACCTCTAATTCGTCTGACGAGGCCATTTGGAGACGGATATGATAGGTTTAGCGGTACAAAATTCCCTATATATAGCTTAAAATCAACATTATGATACCTATTAGTGGTCAAGTTTCCCTATAAGTAGTCATCATTGTCCCATCTGCCCGAGGAGGAATTGAAATGGAAATAAAAGCTATGTACAGCGACGACAATCAGCCCCTGCTATCTGCCCTGCTGGAGCGGCACAGCGCCAAGAAGGAACCTGGCATTCCGCCCTATGATCGCACCGCTTTATCTTTTGCCGCTTATGAGAATGGTGAATATGTTGGTGGGGTCACCGGGACTATCGTCTGGAATATGCTGCAGGTTCAGTTGCTGGCGGTAGACCCGGCGTACAGGGGAAGCGGAGTTGGCGCGGTGCTGCTTCAGACGCTGGAGGCGAAGGCCCGGCAGCAGGGCTGCAAGGTCAGCGAGCTGACCACGATGAGCTGGCAAGCACCAGGCTTCTATCAGAAGCAGGGCTATGAAATCTTCGGAGAAATCAAGGATTGTCCGCATGCGGGACATACGAAATATTATCTGCAGAAACAGCTGTAGCTGCTGTTCAGGTGGAAGGATTGCAGAGAATCAAATGAGCGGATCGGATGACTATGGCAGATAGTAGCAAGACAAGTAAGGAAGTCCGAATACTGCTGATACTTTGAGGCTATCCAGCAATAAATTCAACTGACTTTCCCCATAATCCTAGGCTATTTGAGCAAAACGACATTGACCATTACATCCATGAAGTACTTCTTCATCAGCCACTTCCATAAATTGTATGTCTAAGTTATACCACAAATAGCCCCCCGCTGAATCTCTGGGGGCTATTTGTGCTCAATAAGCTGCAGCACAACTGGTCTGCGCCTACGGAATATATAGCACCTGACCTTCTTCCACATTCTGTCCGGCCAGACGGTTGTACATCACCAGTTCCCTGGCGCTGAGCTGATACTTCTCCGCAATCGTATCCAGTGTTTCTTCACGCTGCACGATGCAGAGACGCACCTTGCGGAACAGATTGGTACCCTCGGCTCCGGCAATGAAGCGCGTCTTCCACTCCGTGTCATTACCGACTTCGGAAACCACTGCCGCTACTGCTGCGGTCTCCTCGGTGAGCAGCGTATCCTGCTGCTCCTTGCGGGAGCGGCTGGAGCTTAGTAACGAAGAGAAGGTAAGCGGCTCCTGAACCTGCAGCTCCTCCTCGCGTTTGCTGCCCAACGCGATCTTAAGGTCCTGCTTCTCTTCGGCAGGCAGTACTTCCTGGGCTGAGAAGTTGTCGCCAGCCAGAGGTTCATTAGCAAGCGGGGAGCTGACATTCTCCTGCGTGAACTCCACATTCGCTTCCTCCGCTTCGGCGGAATAGAACGTTTCCTCCTGCTGAACGGCATGCACGGCAGCGATATCTGCACTCTCCCTGGAAGCGGTGAAGTTGTCAACGATCTCTTCCTGGACCGGCTGCACGGCTTGGGCCAGCGGCTGCGGCTGCTCCTGCTCGATCGCAGCAGGCACAGCTGCAGGAATAGTCTGACCTTTCGCTGTCTCCTGGCTATCTTGTGCTGTTTGTGGCGGCTGATTCCACTGCTCGGTTTTGTTCCAATAGTCGGTCAGCTCCGCCTTCGCATTCCCTGAATGGTTATCCAGGCTGTGCGTGCGCAGCCGGGGTTCTTGCTCCTTCTCCTTGGACTGCGCCGAGGAGATATGAACTGCCGGCCCGGCATTCACGATACCGCCCAGCACCAGCGGGTCTGCCGGAATTCCGCCATGCTCGCGTTCGTCGGACAAGCTTTCCGCCGTCCCTTCGCCGTAGGTCCATACAAAGTTCTCATAGAGCTTCTCACTCTCATCCTTCACAGGGTCAACCCCGGCTTCCAGCACACGCTCTTCTTCTGCTGGCGTGTAGGCGGCGGTGTATTCCTCCTGCTGCCGACCTGGCTGAACCTCCGTCCCGCCGATTCCCCGTAAGGAGAGCACGCCTGTAATATTCACCGTGCGCATTGTCAATAGGTCGATGTCGAAATTCTCAATTTCCACCCCTATGTCTTCAAGCGAGCTGACCCGGGTAAGCGGGACTGTAATTTCAACGGGGATGGCATGCTCCAGACGCTGGGTCCGGTCCTCCTCGCTCCGGTACAATCCGGTAAGCAGCAGCTGGCCATACAGCTCAGCCCGGTCCTCCCGCTGAATGACCTGGATATCCGGGATCAGCTCCACCTCCTCCAGTTCAGCTATTCCCGGAAGCTCTTCCGATAAGTGAATGCGTTCATAAATATCAAACCGCAAGCCGTGGGACTGGTCAAACACGGGATATGTCCTCCTTCGTGGCATAATCTAACCCTGAGACAAACCCAGAGCATAAGCCCAAAATGTTACTCCCCACATGTATATGCTCCAAACCGCGAGGCATGACAACTTTGGACATCAGAACGGACAGGACCTTGCTACTGACAAGGCCTGGGGTACAGGCGCCAAGCAATCTCTCTGAACAAACTATTCTATGAAAGCTGCGGCTATTGGATATGGATACATGCTTTACTCCGCACGAAAAGGGAGGCTGGTTCATAGAGCCAGCTATGATGCCGCTGCGAGTTATGGAAAGCAGGTTACTTAAGTGCGGAGGTTGGATAGTTTAGGTGCAGAGGCTTACGTTTCGGGATTTTTAAGCGGGTTACTTATCGGCTGAGGCTATACGGGCGGGTGCGTTCAAGCGAGGTTGGTCAAATAAGCTGGTGCCACTAATTTAGCTGCAAAAGTGGTTACTGCTTAGGATTCAGCCAGGATTTAGAGTGTTGCCCTGGAACCTTCGGAGTAATTAGATGCGAAACTGCAACTAATTTCCGCCGAAACACCCATTATCAGGATAATAAGTGCATATCTGCAACTAAATTCGAGTACAGCAAGCTTATTACGCTCAAAATCCGAAATTAGGTGCGTTTTCGCACTTATTTCCTCCAACACAGAAAAAAACGGCTAAATAGATGCAGTTTCGCAACTAATTCTTTGGTCTGGACATATGAGACTATCATGGAACTGAATCTGAAGTGTTCTTATCACACGGAGTCCTAAGTAGTAACCAGTTTCGCATCTATTTGCCCGGAACACTCCTGACAACATTCTAAATCCCAGTAAATCAGGCATACTATCGCAACTAAAATTAGCCAGTAGCAGTGTAGGCACGATTAGGGAGTTTAAGCTGACGAATTGAGCAGGCAGATACGCAGGGAAAAAAGGACCGAAGCGGCAGTATGGCTACGCTTCGGTCCCTTCAAGCTGCTTGCGCAATTAAAGCAGC
This window encodes:
- a CDS encoding LysM peptidoglycan-binding domain-containing protein, with translation MFDQSHGLRFDIYERIHLSEELPGIAELEEVELIPDIQVIQREDRAELYGQLLLTGLYRSEEDRTQRLEHAIPVEITVPLTRVSSLEDIGVEIENFDIDLLTMRTVNITGVLSLRGIGGTEVQPGRQQEEYTAAYTPAEEERVLEAGVDPVKDESEKLYENFVWTYGEGTAESLSDEREHGGIPADPLVLGGIVNAGPAVHISSAQSKEKEQEPRLRTHSLDNHSGNAKAELTDYWNKTEQWNQPPQTAQDSQETAKGQTIPAAVPAAIEQEQPQPLAQAVQPVQEEIVDNFTASRESADIAAVHAVQQEETFYSAEAEEANVEFTQENVSSPLANEPLAGDNFSAQEVLPAEEKQDLKIALGSKREEELQVQEPLTFSSLLSSSRSRKEQQDTLLTEETAAVAAVVSEVGNDTEWKTRFIAGAEGTNLFRKVRLCIVQREETLDTIAEKYQLSARELVMYNRLAGQNVEEGQVLYIP
- a CDS encoding GNAT family N-acetyltransferase; amino-acid sequence: MEIKAMYSDDNQPLLSALLERHSAKKEPGIPPYDRTALSFAAYENGEYVGGVTGTIVWNMLQVQLLAVDPAYRGSGVGAVLLQTLEAKARQQGCKVSELTTMSWQAPGFYQKQGYEIFGEIKDCPHAGHTKYYLQKQL